A window of the Brassica napus cultivar Da-Ae chromosome C5, Da-Ae, whole genome shotgun sequence genome harbors these coding sequences:
- the BNAC05G19040D gene encoding uncharacterized protein BNAC05G19040D isoform X1 — protein sequence MAWSFSSLLLFSFFVFNLVEGKPVLEDGYEVTTVVDGHKSGLNPHTVHALPGSSNMIVLDSSGSTFYTTSFPLSVDSVINRFAGDGNPGYLDGNAGNSRFNKPRGFAVDAKGNVYVADKNNKAIRKISSSGYVTTIAGGTSKEFGHRDGPAQNATFSSDFEITFIPQRCCLLVSDHGNEMIRQINLKEEDCLQSSHSNLGTYSLWSIGIALSCFLGVAIGFASRPYIIRHEEVNHLSFIATWKLLLIKLGEQVRTFFSYTRNLVDGSTLSSLLSRLVMMIVSHLSLMYSAISRLVWSVVSPLFFMCQPNNVAVLDKTVSLPDQETPSQSQPQLSLKPSDDLMDLITFDDAEETNNAEERTDQETVTATSFVNVVL from the exons ATGGCTTGGTCCTTTTCCTCCCTGTTACTCTTCTCGTTCTTCGTTTTCAATCTGG TAGAGGGTAAGCCAGTTTTAGAAGACGGGTACGAGGTTACCACAGTGGTTGATGGTCATAAGTCTGGTCTGAATCCACACACGGTTCATGCTCTACCAGGATCGTCCAATATGATCGTCCTTGATTCGTCTGGAAGCACGTTCTACACTACTTCTTTTCCTCTGTCCGTAG ATAGTGTGATAAACCGGTTTGCTGGGGATGGGAATCCCGGTTATTTAGATGGCAACGCTGGAAACAGCCGGTTCAACAAGCCGCGTGGTTTCGCTGTGGATGCTAAAGGGAATGTCTATGTTGCTGATAAGAACAATAAAGCTATACGCAAGATCAGCTCTTCAG GTTATGTAACCACAATTGCTGGAGGAACCTCAAAGGAGTTTGGACATAGAGACGGACCAGCACAGAATGCAACTTTCTCTAGTGATTTCGAGATAACTTTTATTCCTCAAAGATGTTGTTTGCTTGTTTCTGATCATGGAAACGAAATGATCCGCCAGATTAATCTAAAAGAGGAGGATTGCCTCCAAAGCTCTCATTCTA ATTTGGGGACATACTCTCTTTGGTCAATAGGGATTGCCCTTTCATGCTTTCTCGGTGTAGCCATTGGCTTTGCTTCTCGCCCTTACATCATTCGTCAT GAAGAAGTGAACCACCTCTCGTTCATCGCGACGTGGAAGCTTCTCCTAATCAAATTGGGGGAACAAGTTCGGACCTTCTTCTCCTACACTAGAAACCTAGTCGATGGATCAACCCTTTCTTCTCTACTAAGTAGACTAGTTATGATGATCGTTTCTCACCTTTCCCTCATGTATTCCGCAATAAGTAGATTAGTATGGTCAGTGGTATCTCCTCTTTTCTTCATGTGTCAGCCCAACAATGTAGCTGTTTTAGACAAGACAGTCTCTTTGCCTGATCAGGAAACCCCAAGTCAATCACAGCCGCAGCTTTCTCTGAAACCCTCTGATGATCTTATGGACCTGATTACGTTTGATGACGCAGAAGAAACTAATAATGCTGAAGAGCGCACTGATCAGGAAACTGTCACTGCTACATCTTTTGTAAATGTTGTGTTGTAG
- the BNAC05G19040D gene encoding RING finger protein nhl-1 isoform X4 gives MAWSFSSLLLFSFFVFNLEGKPVLEDGYEVTTVVDGHKSGLNPHTVHALPGSSNMIVLDSSGSTFYTTSFPLSVDSVINRFAGDGNPGYLDGNAGNSRFNKPRGFAVDAKGNVYVADKNNKAIRKISSSGYVTTIAGGTSKEFGHRDGPAQNATFSSDFEITFIPQRCCLLVSDHGNEMIRQINLKEEDCLQSSHSNLGTYSLWSIGIALSCFLGVAIGFASRPYIIRHTGRSEPPLVHRDVEASPNQIGGTSSDLLLLH, from the exons ATGGCTTGGTCCTTTTCCTCCCTGTTACTCTTCTCGTTCTTCGTTTTCAATCTGG AGGGTAAGCCAGTTTTAGAAGACGGGTACGAGGTTACCACAGTGGTTGATGGTCATAAGTCTGGTCTGAATCCACACACGGTTCATGCTCTACCAGGATCGTCCAATATGATCGTCCTTGATTCGTCTGGAAGCACGTTCTACACTACTTCTTTTCCTCTGTCCGTAG ATAGTGTGATAAACCGGTTTGCTGGGGATGGGAATCCCGGTTATTTAGATGGCAACGCTGGAAACAGCCGGTTCAACAAGCCGCGTGGTTTCGCTGTGGATGCTAAAGGGAATGTCTATGTTGCTGATAAGAACAATAAAGCTATACGCAAGATCAGCTCTTCAG GTTATGTAACCACAATTGCTGGAGGAACCTCAAAGGAGTTTGGACATAGAGACGGACCAGCACAGAATGCAACTTTCTCTAGTGATTTCGAGATAACTTTTATTCCTCAAAGATGTTGTTTGCTTGTTTCTGATCATGGAAACGAAATGATCCGCCAGATTAATCTAAAAGAGGAGGATTGCCTCCAAAGCTCTCATTCTA ATTTGGGGACATACTCTCTTTGGTCAATAGGGATTGCCCTTTCATGCTTTCTCGGTGTAGCCATTGGCTTTGCTTCTCGCCCTTACATCATTCGTCAT ACAGGAAGAAGTGAACCACCTCTCGTTCATCGCGACGTGGAAGCTTCTCCTAATCAAATTGGGGGAACAAGTTCGGACCTTCTTCTCCTACACTAG
- the BNAC05G19040D gene encoding uncharacterized protein BNAC05G19040D isoform X3, with product MAWSFSSLLLFSFFVFNLVEGKPVLEDGYEVTTVVDGHKSGLNPHTVHALPGSSNMIVLDSSGSTFYTTSFPLSVDSVINRFAGDGNPGYLDGNAGNSRFNKPRGFAVDAKGNVYVADKNNKAIRKISSSGYVTTIAGGTSKEFGHRDGPAQNATFSSDFEITFIPQRCCLLVSDHGNEMIRQINLKEEDCLQSSHSNLGTYSLWSIGIALSCFLGVAIGFASRPYIIRHTGRSEPPLVHRDVEASPNQIGGTSSDLLLLH from the exons ATGGCTTGGTCCTTTTCCTCCCTGTTACTCTTCTCGTTCTTCGTTTTCAATCTGG TAGAGGGTAAGCCAGTTTTAGAAGACGGGTACGAGGTTACCACAGTGGTTGATGGTCATAAGTCTGGTCTGAATCCACACACGGTTCATGCTCTACCAGGATCGTCCAATATGATCGTCCTTGATTCGTCTGGAAGCACGTTCTACACTACTTCTTTTCCTCTGTCCGTAG ATAGTGTGATAAACCGGTTTGCTGGGGATGGGAATCCCGGTTATTTAGATGGCAACGCTGGAAACAGCCGGTTCAACAAGCCGCGTGGTTTCGCTGTGGATGCTAAAGGGAATGTCTATGTTGCTGATAAGAACAATAAAGCTATACGCAAGATCAGCTCTTCAG GTTATGTAACCACAATTGCTGGAGGAACCTCAAAGGAGTTTGGACATAGAGACGGACCAGCACAGAATGCAACTTTCTCTAGTGATTTCGAGATAACTTTTATTCCTCAAAGATGTTGTTTGCTTGTTTCTGATCATGGAAACGAAATGATCCGCCAGATTAATCTAAAAGAGGAGGATTGCCTCCAAAGCTCTCATTCTA ATTTGGGGACATACTCTCTTTGGTCAATAGGGATTGCCCTTTCATGCTTTCTCGGTGTAGCCATTGGCTTTGCTTCTCGCCCTTACATCATTCGTCAT ACAGGAAGAAGTGAACCACCTCTCGTTCATCGCGACGTGGAAGCTTCTCCTAATCAAATTGGGGGAACAAGTTCGGACCTTCTTCTCCTACACTAG
- the BNAC05G19040D gene encoding uncharacterized protein BNAC05G19040D isoform X2, translating to MAWSFSSLLLFSFFVFNLEGKPVLEDGYEVTTVVDGHKSGLNPHTVHALPGSSNMIVLDSSGSTFYTTSFPLSVDSVINRFAGDGNPGYLDGNAGNSRFNKPRGFAVDAKGNVYVADKNNKAIRKISSSGYVTTIAGGTSKEFGHRDGPAQNATFSSDFEITFIPQRCCLLVSDHGNEMIRQINLKEEDCLQSSHSNLGTYSLWSIGIALSCFLGVAIGFASRPYIIRHEEVNHLSFIATWKLLLIKLGEQVRTFFSYTRNLVDGSTLSSLLSRLVMMIVSHLSLMYSAISRLVWSVVSPLFFMCQPNNVAVLDKTVSLPDQETPSQSQPQLSLKPSDDLMDLITFDDAEETNNAEERTDQETVTATSFVNVVL from the exons ATGGCTTGGTCCTTTTCCTCCCTGTTACTCTTCTCGTTCTTCGTTTTCAATCTGG AGGGTAAGCCAGTTTTAGAAGACGGGTACGAGGTTACCACAGTGGTTGATGGTCATAAGTCTGGTCTGAATCCACACACGGTTCATGCTCTACCAGGATCGTCCAATATGATCGTCCTTGATTCGTCTGGAAGCACGTTCTACACTACTTCTTTTCCTCTGTCCGTAG ATAGTGTGATAAACCGGTTTGCTGGGGATGGGAATCCCGGTTATTTAGATGGCAACGCTGGAAACAGCCGGTTCAACAAGCCGCGTGGTTTCGCTGTGGATGCTAAAGGGAATGTCTATGTTGCTGATAAGAACAATAAAGCTATACGCAAGATCAGCTCTTCAG GTTATGTAACCACAATTGCTGGAGGAACCTCAAAGGAGTTTGGACATAGAGACGGACCAGCACAGAATGCAACTTTCTCTAGTGATTTCGAGATAACTTTTATTCCTCAAAGATGTTGTTTGCTTGTTTCTGATCATGGAAACGAAATGATCCGCCAGATTAATCTAAAAGAGGAGGATTGCCTCCAAAGCTCTCATTCTA ATTTGGGGACATACTCTCTTTGGTCAATAGGGATTGCCCTTTCATGCTTTCTCGGTGTAGCCATTGGCTTTGCTTCTCGCCCTTACATCATTCGTCAT GAAGAAGTGAACCACCTCTCGTTCATCGCGACGTGGAAGCTTCTCCTAATCAAATTGGGGGAACAAGTTCGGACCTTCTTCTCCTACACTAGAAACCTAGTCGATGGATCAACCCTTTCTTCTCTACTAAGTAGACTAGTTATGATGATCGTTTCTCACCTTTCCCTCATGTATTCCGCAATAAGTAGATTAGTATGGTCAGTGGTATCTCCTCTTTTCTTCATGTGTCAGCCCAACAATGTAGCTGTTTTAGACAAGACAGTCTCTTTGCCTGATCAGGAAACCCCAAGTCAATCACAGCCGCAGCTTTCTCTGAAACCCTCTGATGATCTTATGGACCTGATTACGTTTGATGACGCAGAAGAAACTAATAATGCTGAAGAGCGCACTGATCAGGAAACTGTCACTGCTACATCTTTTGTAAATGTTGTGTTGTAG